In Rhizobium jaguaris, a single window of DNA contains:
- a CDS encoding nitroreductase: MDVYEAVKSRRAVRRFIDRDIPKDVLERVLLAATWAPSGSNIQPWNTYVVTGAPLAELKKRAGKRVVAGDPWDEREYEMYPPAMKSPYRERRSAFGHERYSALGIADGDWEASQRAASANWDCFGAPAALFCYIDRDLGLAQWADVGMYLQTIMLLLRGEGLHSCTQMAWSVYRKTVAEILSPREGLILFCGMSIGYEDVTAPYIRTGRAPLNETVTFVDSTSQRSAQIARGDSLLGV, from the coding sequence ATGGACGTGTATGAGGCGGTCAAGAGCCGGCGGGCGGTGCGCAGGTTCATCGATCGGGATATCCCGAAGGATGTGCTGGAGCGCGTGCTGCTCGCCGCGACTTGGGCTCCGTCCGGATCGAACATCCAGCCGTGGAACACCTATGTGGTGACCGGAGCGCCGCTTGCCGAGCTCAAGAAGCGCGCGGGGAAACGCGTGGTCGCAGGCGATCCCTGGGACGAGCGGGAATACGAAATGTATCCGCCCGCAATGAAGTCTCCGTACCGCGAACGTCGATCCGCCTTCGGCCATGAACGCTACAGCGCACTTGGCATTGCGGACGGCGACTGGGAGGCAAGTCAGAGAGCGGCTTCCGCGAATTGGGATTGTTTCGGCGCGCCTGCCGCCCTGTTCTGCTACATCGACCGCGACCTGGGTCTAGCCCAATGGGCCGATGTGGGCATGTATCTTCAGACCATCATGCTGCTGCTGCGCGGCGAGGGATTGCACAGTTGCACCCAAATGGCTTGGTCAGTCTACCGCAAGACCGTCGCGGAGATCCTGTCGCCGCGCGAAGGGCTCATCCTGTTCTGCGGCATGTCGATCGGGTACGAGGATGTGACAGCGCCTTACATCCGTACTGGCCGGGCGCCACTGAACGAGACCGTCACGTTCGTCGACTCGACTTCGCAACGATCGGCGCAAATAGCGCGCGGCGATTCGTTGCTGGGTGTATGA
- a CDS encoding MFS transporter, producing MPSALFALTIAAYAIGTTEFVIVGLLPTVATDLHITLPLAGLIVSVYALGVTFGAPILTALTGRIERKPLLLGLMALFIAGNGMAALSPGYEPLLVARVLSAFAHGVFFSVGSTIAADLVPENRRASAIAMMFMGLTVAIVTGVPLGTFIGQTFGWRATFAAVAVLGVIAFAGIALLLPSNLKKAPPAGIGEQVRVLASGRLLIVFAMTALGYGGTFVAFTFLASILQEVTGFAASAVSLILVLYGVAIAVGNVVGGRLANGNPVRALTGLFITQAIVLVLFSFTAVSPWLAIPTLAALGFLSFANVPGLQLYVVQLARQVRPAAVDVASALNIAAFNFGIAAGAWIGGLVVESSLGLGATPWVGAILVAAALVLTRWSGALDRRSAFVAAPGAASART from the coding sequence ATGCCATCAGCTCTCTTTGCCTTGACGATCGCGGCCTACGCGATCGGCACCACCGAATTCGTCATCGTCGGTCTGCTGCCAACCGTTGCGACCGATCTTCATATCACTCTTCCGCTTGCCGGCCTCATTGTCAGCGTCTATGCGCTCGGCGTCACCTTCGGCGCCCCGATCCTGACGGCGCTCACTGGCCGCATCGAGCGCAAGCCGCTGCTGCTCGGCCTGATGGCGCTTTTCATTGCCGGCAACGGCATGGCGGCTTTGAGCCCCGGCTACGAGCCGCTGCTTGTCGCCCGGGTGCTTTCGGCCTTCGCCCACGGTGTCTTCTTTTCCGTCGGATCGACTATCGCGGCTGATCTCGTGCCGGAAAACCGCCGGGCTTCGGCCATCGCTATGATGTTCATGGGGCTCACGGTGGCGATCGTCACTGGCGTGCCGCTCGGCACGTTCATCGGCCAGACTTTCGGCTGGCGGGCCACTTTCGCTGCTGTTGCCGTTCTCGGCGTCATCGCCTTTGCCGGCATCGCGCTGCTATTGCCGTCAAATCTGAAGAAGGCGCCGCCGGCAGGCATCGGCGAGCAGGTCCGCGTGCTTGCAAGTGGCCGGCTGCTGATCGTCTTTGCCATGACGGCGCTGGGCTACGGCGGCACGTTCGTCGCCTTTACCTTCCTGGCCTCGATCCTGCAGGAGGTGACCGGCTTTGCGGCCTCCGCTGTCAGCCTGATCCTGGTGCTTTATGGCGTCGCCATCGCCGTCGGTAATGTTGTTGGCGGCCGCCTTGCCAATGGCAATCCGGTCAGGGCGCTGACGGGGTTGTTCATAACCCAGGCAATCGTGCTCGTGCTTTTCAGCTTCACCGCCGTCTCGCCCTGGCTGGCAATTCCGACTTTGGCTGCTCTCGGCTTCCTGTCCTTCGCCAATGTCCCGGGGCTGCAGCTCTATGTCGTCCAGCTTGCCCGCCAGGTGCGTCCGGCGGCTGTCGACGTCGCCTCGGCGCTGAACATCGCCGCCTTCAACTTTGGCATCGCCGCCGGTGCCTGGATCGGCGGCCTGGTTGTGGAATCCTCGCTTGGCCTCGGCGCCACCCCCTGGGTCGGTGCGATCCTGGTCGCCGCGGCCCTTGTCCTCACCCGTTGGAGCGGCGCGCTCGACCGCCGCTCGGCCTTTGTGGCGGCGCCTGGCGCTGCCAGTGCCCGAACCTAG
- a CDS encoding cupin domain-containing protein gives MNSILPRLFVSAAVCLFGTLAVAAEDTAHVTPLMQKDLPNYPGKEGLMISVEYGPGGSSPIHKHEANAFVYALEGSVVMQVKGQKEVTVSAGETYYESPTDIHLVSRNASNTKPAKFIVVLLKNKGAPVVLPVK, from the coding sequence ATGAATTCGATTTTGCCAAGGCTATTTGTGTCGGCTGCAGTTTGCCTCTTTGGCACATTAGCGGTTGCCGCGGAAGACACCGCACACGTCACGCCTCTCATGCAAAAAGACCTTCCAAATTATCCGGGCAAGGAGGGGCTGATGATATCGGTCGAGTATGGACCGGGAGGTTCCTCGCCTATTCACAAACACGAGGCGAATGCATTCGTCTACGCTCTGGAGGGCTCGGTCGTGATGCAGGTCAAGGGACAAAAAGAGGTAACCGTGTCGGCGGGAGAGACCTATTATGAAAGTCCCACCGACATTCACTTGGTCAGCCGCAATGCAAGCAATACCAAACCGGCAAAATTTATCGTCGTCCTGCTCAAGAACAAGGGTGCGCCGGTTGTCCTGCCCGTGAAGTGA
- a CDS encoding LysR family transcriptional regulator, whose protein sequence is MVDNRAGEMDVFVEVAELHSFSAAGRKLRLSPSAVSKLVTRLEDRLGTRLLVRTTRALQLTPEGEMYLERARRILADIQETERVVAAGGAAVPRGRLRVSASVAVGVHYVVPLIPDFLARYPEIELDLSLNDSIIDIVGERADVAIRSGLLRDSSLKARKLLESRRVIVAAPAYVAAHGMPATPDDLDRHNCLTFNFRPTAEGWPFRDPATGSGFVKPVYGNLQANNGPTVRSLCLAGLGLARVGYFHVQPDIEAGALVPVLEDFNAGDIELIHAVYAGHDHLAARIRAFIDFLASRIT, encoded by the coding sequence ATGGTAGATAATCGCGCCGGTGAGATGGATGTCTTTGTCGAGGTGGCCGAGCTTCATAGCTTCTCGGCGGCGGGACGGAAATTGCGCCTGTCGCCCTCCGCCGTCAGCAAGCTCGTCACCCGCCTGGAGGACCGGCTCGGCACACGCCTTCTCGTGCGCACCACCCGTGCACTGCAATTGACTCCGGAAGGTGAGATGTACCTTGAGCGGGCGCGACGTATCCTCGCCGACATACAGGAGACGGAGCGTGTCGTGGCCGCCGGTGGCGCGGCGGTCCCTCGCGGACGTCTGCGTGTCAGCGCATCGGTCGCGGTCGGGGTGCACTACGTCGTGCCGCTCATTCCGGATTTCCTGGCGCGCTACCCGGAAATCGAACTCGACCTCTCCCTCAACGACAGCATCATCGATATCGTCGGTGAACGCGCCGATGTCGCCATCCGCTCGGGACTGTTGCGCGACAGTTCGCTGAAAGCCCGCAAGCTGCTTGAGAGTCGGCGCGTCATCGTCGCCGCACCGGCCTACGTTGCAGCACATGGCATGCCGGCGACACCCGACGATCTGGACCGACACAATTGCCTGACTTTCAACTTCCGCCCGACGGCCGAGGGCTGGCCCTTTCGCGATCCGGCCACCGGATCGGGGTTCGTGAAACCGGTCTATGGCAATCTGCAGGCCAATAATGGACCTACGGTGCGCAGTCTGTGTCTCGCTGGCCTCGGCCTTGCCCGCGTCGGATATTTTCATGTGCAGCCGGATATCGAGGCCGGCGCGCTTGTGCCGGTGCTGGAGGACTTCAATGCGGGAGATATCGAACTGATCCATGCCGTCTATGCCGGCCATGACCATCTTGCCGCCCGCATCCGCGCCTTTATCGACTTTCTGGCATCGCGAATCACGTAA